One genomic region from Prochlorococcus marinus CUG1433 encodes:
- a CDS encoding methionine adenosyltransferase has translation MSDFIFTSESVTEGHPDKICDQISDAVLDALLTEDPESRVACETVVNTGLCLLTGEITSKAKVDYIKLVRNVIKEIGYESYRAGGFDANSCAVLVALDEQSPDISQGVNDADDVNDDLEDNTGAGDQGIMFGYACDETPELMPLPISLAHRLAIQLARVRHEGVLNYLLPDGKTQVSIDYEKGAPVSINTILISTQHNSEIDGITNEEEIRQRIKEDLWTHVVIPATEDLEIKPNVSKTRFLVNPTGKFVVGGPQGDAGLTGRKIIVDTYGGYARHGGGAFSGKDPTKVDRSAAYAARYVAKSIVKAKLAKKAEVQLSYAIGVAKPISILVETFDTGVISQANLTELIREHFDLRPSAIIKEFNLRNLPKKMGGTFFRKTASYGHFGRRDLELPWENVEEKAAKLAEASKIFL, from the coding sequence ATGAGTGATTTCATTTTCACTTCAGAATCCGTTACTGAAGGTCATCCTGACAAAATATGTGATCAAATAAGTGACGCTGTTTTAGATGCTTTATTGACAGAAGATCCAGAAAGCAGAGTTGCATGTGAAACTGTTGTTAATACGGGTCTTTGTTTACTTACTGGAGAAATAACTTCAAAAGCAAAAGTCGATTATATAAAACTTGTTAGAAATGTAATTAAAGAAATTGGATATGAAAGCTACAGAGCAGGTGGTTTTGACGCAAATAGTTGTGCTGTTTTAGTAGCACTTGACGAGCAATCACCAGACATTTCTCAAGGAGTAAACGATGCAGATGATGTTAATGATGATTTGGAAGATAATACCGGCGCTGGCGACCAAGGCATAATGTTCGGCTATGCATGCGATGAGACGCCTGAATTAATGCCCTTACCTATTAGCTTGGCTCATAGATTAGCCATTCAACTTGCTAGAGTAAGGCATGAGGGAGTCCTTAATTATCTTCTCCCTGATGGTAAAACTCAAGTAAGCATTGATTACGAAAAAGGGGCGCCAGTTTCTATTAATACGATTTTAATTTCAACTCAACATAATTCTGAAATAGATGGGATAACAAATGAAGAAGAAATTCGTCAAAGAATAAAAGAAGATTTATGGACGCATGTTGTAATTCCTGCTACAGAAGATTTAGAAATCAAACCAAACGTTAGCAAAACAAGATTCCTAGTAAACCCCACGGGGAAATTTGTAGTAGGAGGACCTCAAGGAGATGCAGGGCTCACTGGTAGAAAAATTATTGTAGATACTTATGGTGGCTATGCAAGACACGGAGGAGGAGCATTTTCTGGTAAAGATCCCACAAAAGTAGATAGATCAGCCGCTTACGCAGCACGTTATGTAGCCAAAAGTATAGTTAAGGCAAAATTGGCAAAAAAAGCAGAAGTACAATTAAGTTATGCAATTGGAGTAGCAAAGCCAATTTCCATTCTCGTGGAAACTTTTGATACTGGCGTTATTTCACAAGCTAATTTGACTGAGCTTATTAGAGAGCACTTTGATTTAAGACCCTCAGCAATAATAAAAGAATTTAATTTAAGAAATCTACCAAAAAAAATGGGAGGTACTTTTTTTAGAAAGACTGCATCCTATGGACATTTTGGCAGAAGAGATCTTGAGCTTCCTTGGGAAAATGTAGAAGAAAAAGCAGCCAAATTAGCAGAGGCTTCCAAAATCTTTTTATAA
- a CDS encoding phycobiliprotein lyase, with translation MTKNLTIINQFIDKSIGEWKSIRSTHTLAFQEFENSTSKIYIKNINKKNKKVVEIFKNYKFSLNLESIAISINWQAISDWDNDDISEGDETILIFLPKDENSGIVLRNKGYTESFISSSNYFVDEQNNLHIKNIYKSTVSEERISFLSTHVRSRFSTIRNLDNNSVIQTSHTSEIRNLASLKD, from the coding sequence TTGACGAAGAATCTAACAATAATTAATCAATTCATTGATAAAAGTATAGGAGAGTGGAAATCTATTAGGAGTACTCACACTTTAGCTTTTCAGGAATTTGAAAACTCAACTAGTAAAATATATATAAAAAATATCAACAAAAAAAATAAAAAAGTCGTTGAAATTTTTAAAAATTATAAATTTAGTTTAAACCTAGAGAGCATAGCCATTTCTATAAATTGGCAAGCTATTAGTGATTGGGACAATGATGATATCAGTGAGGGGGATGAAACTATTCTGATTTTTTTACCCAAAGATGAAAATTCAGGAATTGTCTTAAGAAATAAAGGTTATACAGAATCCTTTATTTCATCATCCAATTATTTTGTTGATGAACAAAATAATTTACACATTAAAAATATTTATAAATCAACAGTTTCCGAAGAAAGAATTTCCTTTTTATCCACACATGTAAGATCCAGATTTTCTACTATTAGGAATCTGGACAATAACTCAGTTATACAGACTTCCCATACTTCAGAGATAAGGAATTTAGCTAGTTTAAAAGATTAA
- a CDS encoding VTT domain-containing protein, with the protein MNKIQKFISVVFFISIFVVLIYLIQNYGIEPLRNKIESMGIWAPFGIFILRGVSIILPALPSSAYSLLAGSLLGFQKGYMTIIFSDIVFCQAAFFIARNYGRVPVRNLVGPKAMQKIESFNQNQLEENFFLMTGLLMTGLFDFLSYAIGIGGTRWKIFTPALLISLLISDSILVAVGAGVSQGAGLFLGIALLGMFALATISGLAKNKMPK; encoded by the coding sequence ATGAATAAAATACAGAAATTTATCTCAGTAGTTTTTTTCATTTCAATATTTGTTGTATTGATTTATTTAATCCAAAATTATGGGATTGAACCTTTAAGGAACAAAATAGAAAGTATGGGGATTTGGGCTCCTTTTGGAATATTTATCCTTAGAGGAGTAAGTATTATTTTACCTGCCCTTCCAAGTTCTGCATATTCTCTACTAGCTGGTTCATTACTAGGATTTCAAAAAGGTTATATGACAATCATCTTTTCTGATATCGTTTTTTGCCAAGCTGCTTTCTTTATTGCGAGAAATTATGGTCGGGTTCCTGTACGTAATTTAGTAGGCCCAAAAGCAATGCAAAAGATTGAAAGTTTTAATCAAAACCAGCTAGAAGAAAATTTCTTTCTTATGACAGGTTTACTAATGACTGGCCTTTTTGATTTTCTAAGCTACGCAATTGGAATTGGAGGAACTCGCTGGAAAATATTTACTCCAGCATTATTAATAAGTCTTCTAATAAGTGACTCTATACTAGTAGCAGTAGGAGCTGGAGTTAGCCAGGGAGCAGGATTATTTCTAGGAATTGCTCTATTAGGAATGTTTGCTTTAGCGACTATTTCAGGATTGGCAAAAAATAAGATGCCTAAATAA
- a CDS encoding sugar kinase, whose protein sequence is MPDNFYGGLDFGTSGARISIINLHKRLVYSNSVPYSYSFKNPNSWINSCESLLASLPIEVKINLNKLAISGTSGTLTASNLQGEPLGEAIPYDQACNENKILLESLTLEEDYLRTPYSSLAKALKLIDKYGTNILLRHQSDWITGWFLKDWSYGEEGNNLKLGWDLKKELWPKSYLNASWQKCLPQIIKSGKIIGEVNYDLAERFNLNKKLTLVSGTTDSNASVIAAGLGKEDGLTVLGTTLVVKKFIENPIKKQGITNHIVNGEWICGGASNAGCGILSQFFSDLEIKELSRQINPSKNTSLNLLPLNSKGERFPVNNSNLEPILGPRPVSDSLYLHALFEGLAKIELKGWEKLGELTGSLPKKIITIGGGSKNPQWRKIREKIINIPIVSCKKTTSFGTALLAINSK, encoded by the coding sequence ATGCCTGATAATTTTTATGGAGGGTTAGATTTTGGAACCAGTGGTGCAAGAATATCAATAATTAATCTCCATAAGAGATTAGTATATTCAAATTCAGTACCTTATTCGTACAGCTTTAAGAATCCAAATTCTTGGATCAATTCTTGTGAGAGTCTCTTAGCTAGTTTACCTATTGAGGTGAAAATTAACCTTAATAAATTGGCCATCTCCGGCACCTCAGGAACTTTAACAGCATCAAATTTGCAAGGAGAGCCGCTAGGAGAAGCAATACCTTATGACCAAGCATGTAACGAAAATAAGATCCTTCTTGAATCACTAACTCTTGAAGAAGATTATCTGCGAACTCCATATAGTAGTCTTGCTAAAGCATTAAAATTAATAGATAAATATGGGACAAATATACTTTTACGACATCAATCTGATTGGATCACTGGTTGGTTTTTAAAAGATTGGAGTTATGGAGAAGAAGGTAATAATCTAAAACTTGGTTGGGATCTAAAAAAAGAATTATGGCCAAAAAGCTATCTCAATGCTTCATGGCAAAAATGCCTGCCTCAAATAATAAAAAGTGGGAAAATTATTGGAGAAGTGAATTATGATTTAGCAGAGAGATTTAACTTGAATAAGAAATTAACATTAGTCTCAGGCACCACTGACTCTAATGCAAGTGTAATAGCTGCAGGTTTAGGTAAAGAAGATGGTCTCACAGTTTTAGGAACAACTCTTGTAGTTAAAAAATTTATTGAAAACCCTATAAAAAAACAAGGAATTACAAACCATATAGTGAACGGCGAATGGATATGTGGAGGGGCATCAAACGCGGGATGTGGTATCTTATCTCAATTCTTCTCTGATTTAGAAATAAAGGAGCTCAGTCGACAAATAAATCCATCGAAAAACACTTCTTTAAATCTTTTGCCTCTTAATAGTAAAGGAGAGAGATTTCCTGTTAATAATTCTAATTTAGAGCCAATACTTGGTCCAAGGCCAGTAAGCGATTCACTTTATTTACATGCATTATTCGAGGGGCTAGCTAAGATCGAATTGAAAGGATGGGAAAAGTTAGGCGAACTAACAGGTTCGCTTCCAAAAAAAATTATTACTATTGGTGGAGGTTCAAAAAACCCACAATGGAGAAAAATAAGAGAAAAAATTATTAACATACCCATAGTTTCATGCAAAAAAACCACTTCATTTGGTACTGCCTTGTTAGCGATTAATTCAAAATAA
- a CDS encoding CCA tRNA nucleotidyltransferase — protein sequence MSDISDYIQGELIKTPFNLYNLIAKYIESNNNTKVAFVGGYLRDLLISKFHKKSFSKPLDIDLVIEGSSIALAKFIKKNIVNVDLCLIKEFNLYNTVEININDYKIDIASARKEIYSAPGLNPTVNKSTIKEDLKRRDFTINSIAFEVSTRKIYDLYGGISDIKSKRLNLLHSKSISDDPSRLIRCAKYASRLDFHISNNSLKQSQETVRQWPWESSETHHKMIYPPAIGIRIRMELAEICKHDNLTNVISIIHKWEIISILNENIKVDKRFLRGLNWIKKLKGNHMLYLLKDSEDLEKACQRFLVNNSEIKILEDYINIKKILNTNKKNFNHFSPSSWTEFIEDRNLNDETVKLLICDGGAYWRKLFKWLFIYKFIKSKKDGETLKKEGWEPGKEMGKEIKRLRYLEIDKLNRN from the coding sequence ATGAGCGATATCTCTGATTACATCCAAGGGGAATTAATCAAAACTCCATTTAATCTATATAACCTAATTGCTAAATATATAGAATCTAATAACAATACTAAAGTAGCTTTTGTTGGCGGTTATTTAAGAGATTTATTAATAAGTAAATTCCACAAAAAATCGTTTTCTAAACCTTTAGATATTGATCTTGTTATTGAAGGTTCCTCTATTGCTCTTGCAAAATTTATAAAAAAAAATATTGTAAATGTAGATTTATGTTTAATCAAGGAATTTAATTTATACAACACTGTAGAAATAAATATTAATGACTATAAAATTGATATTGCTTCTGCAAGAAAAGAAATTTATTCTGCTCCAGGCTTAAATCCCACAGTAAATAAAAGTACTATTAAGGAGGATCTTAAGAGGAGAGATTTCACTATAAATTCAATAGCCTTCGAGGTCTCGACAAGGAAAATCTATGATCTTTATGGAGGAATTTCTGATATAAAAAGTAAAAGATTGAACTTACTTCACAGTAAAAGTATTTCAGATGATCCAAGTAGATTAATTAGATGTGCAAAATATGCTTCAAGGTTAGATTTCCATATTTCAAATAATTCCCTCAAACAATCTCAAGAAACAGTTAGACAATGGCCATGGGAAAGTTCAGAAACTCATCATAAAATGATTTACCCTCCTGCAATAGGCATACGAATCAGGATGGAGCTAGCTGAAATATGCAAACATGATAATTTGACTAATGTAATTTCGATAATTCATAAATGGGAAATTATCTCAATCTTAAATGAAAATATTAAAGTCGATAAAAGATTTTTAAGAGGACTAAATTGGATTAAAAAGTTAAAGGGAAATCATATGCTTTACTTATTAAAAGATTCAGAAGATTTAGAAAAAGCATGTCAAAGATTTTTGGTAAATAATAGTGAGATAAAAATATTAGAAGATTATATAAATATCAAAAAGATATTAAATACAAACAAAAAAAATTTCAATCATTTTTCTCCTTCAAGTTGGACAGAATTTATTGAGGACAGAAACCTTAATGATGAGACAGTCAAATTATTAATTTGTGATGGAGGAGCATACTGGCGTAAATTGTTTAAGTGGTTATTTATTTACAAATTCATAAAATCAAAAAAAGATGGAGAAACATTAAAAAAAGAAGGATGGGAACCAGGAAAAGAGATGGGAAAGGAAATAAAAAGATTAAGATATTTGGAAATTGACAAATTAAATAGAAATTAA
- a CDS encoding R-phycoerythrin subunit beta has product MSVSRNNQLLSVDKKLNDLSNIKEFINSANSRLDAITSITNNSHAIAADAVTAMICENQDSLNSKISLNTTNKMSVCLRDGEIILRIVAYLLISNDESVLEKSCLKDLKNTYLALGVPLKNARRVFELMRDATISDLNSTVNNMSGNKDFLPKLISETEFQFKRIINLLN; this is encoded by the coding sequence ATGTCAGTTTCAAGGAATAATCAACTATTATCAGTCGATAAGAAATTAAATGATTTAAGCAATATAAAAGAATTTATTAATAGTGCAAACTCAAGATTAGATGCAATAACCTCAATAACCAATAATTCACATGCAATAGCAGCAGACGCTGTAACAGCAATGATTTGCGAAAATCAAGATTCACTTAATTCAAAAATATCTTTAAATACAACTAACAAGATGTCCGTTTGTTTAAGAGATGGAGAAATAATCCTAAGGATTGTTGCTTATCTTTTAATTTCTAATGACGAATCAGTTTTAGAAAAAAGTTGTTTGAAGGATCTTAAAAATACTTATCTTGCTCTTGGGGTACCTTTAAAAAATGCAAGAAGGGTTTTTGAATTAATGCGAGATGCAACTATCTCTGATTTGAATTCAACAGTTAATAATATGAGTGGAAACAAAGACTTTCTTCCTAAATTAATATCTGAAACAGAGTTTCAATTTAAAAGAATAATTAATCTTTTAAACTAG
- a CDS encoding UvrD-helicase domain-containing protein, which yields MPQTNNFLFKSLNNQQLKAVKHVYGPLLVVAGAGSGKTKALTHRIANLIEGNSIDPYNILAVTFTNKAAKEMKARLEVLLAQELAFNQFGQPWTTLKEIDQNQLRTNVHQERLQNLWIGTFHSLFSRLLRYDIEKYTDPEGLKWTRQFSIYDETDSQTLVKEIISQDMNLDPKRYDPKKIKRLISNAKNQCLTSNDLLEKADNNFDKTVAEAYKRYRISLSKNNSLDFDDLLLLPVFLLRQNDVVRDYWHKRFKHILVDEYQDTNRTQYELIKLITAGNTEPKKFFNWEDRSIFVVGDADQSIYSFRAADFRILIGFQEDFKTSINDDTKSSLIKLEENYRSSSNILDAANSLIENNSERIDKVLKATKEKGELLTLLSCDDEISEAEAITNKIKSLNNYNQNPIWKNFAILYRTRAQSRVLEESLVRWRIPYTIFGGLRFYDRREIKDALAYLKVLVNSSDNVSLLRIINVPRRGIGKTTIQKLNELSMRLNIPLWEVLNDKQSLEETIGRSSKGINKFTEIMNDLLCYLENSGPAQLLQLILEKSGYLSDLLSSGTEESEDRRNNLQELINAATQYEEETESGDVEGFLSTAALTTDNDTKKNNPNSVTLMTLHNSKGLEFQNVFITGLEQGLFPSHRSIDTPSLLEEERRLCYVGITRAKERVFLSHARERRLWGGMREATIPSIFLSEIPEDLMDGELPQTGGASIRRDWHLDRLTRVDRNNPNEFVKKPINAVRKLYSGPSKGKSWIVGDMLIHSKFGKGEIIHIFGSGEKISLAVKFGDKGSKILDPRLAPIRYVS from the coding sequence GTGCCTCAAACCAACAATTTCCTTTTTAAGTCCCTAAACAATCAACAACTTAAAGCAGTAAAACATGTTTATGGACCACTATTAGTTGTAGCAGGTGCAGGTAGCGGTAAAACAAAGGCTCTTACTCACAGAATTGCAAACCTTATTGAGGGTAACTCTATAGATCCCTATAACATTCTCGCAGTCACTTTCACTAACAAAGCTGCTAAAGAAATGAAAGCAAGATTAGAGGTTCTTTTAGCCCAAGAATTAGCTTTTAATCAATTTGGTCAGCCTTGGACAACTCTCAAAGAAATTGATCAAAATCAATTAAGAACAAACGTTCACCAAGAGAGGCTTCAGAATCTTTGGATCGGTACTTTCCATTCCTTATTTTCAAGACTTCTTAGATACGATATTGAAAAATATACTGATCCAGAAGGCCTAAAATGGACAAGGCAATTTTCAATTTATGATGAAACAGATTCTCAAACATTAGTAAAAGAAATTATCAGTCAAGATATGAATCTTGACCCAAAAAGATATGATCCCAAAAAGATTAAAAGATTAATAAGTAATGCTAAAAATCAATGTTTAACTTCTAATGATCTTTTAGAAAAAGCAGATAATAATTTTGATAAAACAGTTGCAGAAGCCTACAAGAGATATAGAATTTCGCTCTCAAAAAATAATTCTTTAGACTTTGATGATCTTCTACTTTTGCCTGTTTTCTTATTGAGGCAAAATGATGTCGTCAGAGATTACTGGCACAAAAGATTTAAACATATTTTAGTTGACGAATATCAAGATACAAATAGAACACAATATGAACTTATAAAATTAATTACGGCTGGAAATACTGAACCAAAAAAATTCTTCAATTGGGAAGATCGGTCAATTTTTGTAGTTGGGGATGCTGATCAAAGCATTTATAGTTTCAGAGCAGCTGACTTCAGAATTTTAATTGGTTTTCAAGAAGATTTTAAAACTTCAATCAACGACGATACAAAATCATCTTTAATTAAATTAGAAGAAAATTATAGGTCATCTTCCAATATCCTTGATGCTGCAAACTCACTAATTGAAAACAACTCTGAAAGAATTGACAAAGTTTTAAAGGCTACCAAAGAAAAAGGGGAACTTTTAACGTTACTCAGCTGTGATGATGAAATTTCCGAGGCAGAAGCAATTACCAATAAAATAAAATCACTCAATAACTATAATCAAAACCCAATTTGGAAAAATTTTGCAATTTTATATCGAACCAGAGCTCAGTCAAGAGTATTAGAGGAATCTCTTGTAAGGTGGCGCATTCCTTATACAATTTTTGGAGGATTGCGTTTTTATGATAGAAGAGAAATTAAAGATGCATTAGCATATTTGAAAGTTCTGGTTAATTCTTCAGATAACGTTAGTCTTTTAAGAATCATAAATGTTCCTAGAAGAGGGATTGGTAAGACTACTATTCAAAAACTTAATGAACTATCTATGAGGTTAAATATCCCATTATGGGAGGTTCTTAATGATAAGCAAAGTCTTGAAGAAACAATAGGCCGATCATCAAAAGGAATTAATAAATTTACTGAAATTATGAATGATCTACTGTGTTACTTAGAAAATTCAGGTCCCGCTCAACTACTACAACTTATCTTAGAAAAAAGTGGTTATTTAAGTGACTTGCTTTCTAGCGGGACTGAAGAATCTGAAGATAGAAGAAATAACTTACAAGAACTAATTAATGCAGCTACTCAATATGAAGAAGAAACAGAAAGTGGAGATGTAGAGGGATTTCTCTCTACAGCAGCCTTAACAACTGATAATGATACGAAGAAAAATAATCCTAACTCTGTAACTCTCATGACTCTGCATAATAGTAAAGGTTTAGAATTTCAAAATGTTTTTATCACTGGGCTAGAACAAGGTCTCTTCCCTAGCCATAGATCAATAGATACTCCCTCACTTCTTGAAGAGGAAAGAAGATTATGCTATGTAGGTATTACAAGAGCTAAAGAAAGAGTTTTCTTAAGTCATGCCAGAGAAAGAAGATTATGGGGTGGAATGCGTGAAGCAACAATTCCTTCAATATTTCTTTCGGAAATACCTGAAGATTTAATGGATGGCGAATTACCACAAACTGGTGGTGCTTCAATTAGAAGAGATTGGCATCTTGATCGTTTAACTAGAGTTGATAGAAACAATCCAAATGAATTTGTTAAAAAACCAATAAATGCAGTAAGGAAATTATATTCAGGTCCCAGTAAAGGGAAAAGCTGGATAGTTGGAGATATGCTAATTCACTCAAAGTTTGGGAAAGGTGAAATCATACATATTTTTGGGAGTGGGGAAAAAATATCTTTAGCAGTAAAATTTGGTGATAAAGGAAGTAAAATTCTAGATCCCAGATTAGCTCCAATTCGTTATGTAAGTTAA
- the selD gene encoding selenide, water dikinase SelD, which yields MAFNHLVLIGGGHSNVSLLKKWLMFPKLMPEIPVSIISRDSHLVYSAIFPSVISKSITLEESLIDIKSLAKNAKVSFIEEEVKDIDFNLKKIVLNNRPSVNYSKLVLNYGSQTIIPKEFESLVKNRNAFSIKPFLSAYDSILKEDIFDSVNELPFVVVGSGLAAIELSYALRKRWGYRPLKLLCDSRKINNTILKSLRNSNIDIVEKLNFDYGKILLCTGNTSPLWAQKKILDSDSYGRIITNQNLQIKSFSGIFAVGDCAVVGSAKRPASGVFAVKVVNTLVQNLKKDIEGRSLKKWFPQKIGLQIVNIFPSHHPKAFAIYRNFVFGPSFIFWILKHKIDLNFITKFRSKRLIMKSSEKNISLNDCRGCAAKIPQFVLNKSLINSNLNSFALSPEDSVEIYQNGQDIILQSVDGFPALVSDPWLNAKITTLHACSDLWASGAKLSSAQALISLPKVEREFQSYLFSQSLQGIKSTVEDHGGELLGGHTFEARSFVNKPYSLGIDISLTVQGMLKNGLKPWLKSGMNIGDILMMSRPLGVGIYFAGQMQNINMLGSSSEVINNLVKSQQYLIDEIYLFQNQFKESLVNAATDITGYGFIGHLKEMVESSNLYRQSNNLEPLKVLLDLFAFKAYPGVFELIRKDVKSTFFESNKEIFDKIYKVKKQKRIINFLNENSLDQETFNERISLLLDPQTCGPLLISCNRKYENVLKDKWYKVGEVVKM from the coding sequence ATGGCTTTTAATCATCTGGTACTAATTGGAGGAGGACACTCAAATGTTTCTTTATTGAAGAAATGGTTAATGTTTCCGAAATTAATGCCAGAAATTCCTGTTTCAATTATATCTAGAGATTCTCATTTGGTTTATTCAGCTATATTCCCATCGGTGATTTCAAAATCAATCACTTTAGAAGAGAGTTTAATCGATATAAAATCTTTAGCAAAAAATGCAAAAGTATCTTTTATAGAGGAAGAGGTGAAGGATATTGATTTCAATTTAAAGAAAATTGTTTTAAATAATAGACCTTCAGTTAACTATTCAAAGTTGGTGCTTAATTATGGAAGTCAAACAATAATTCCAAAAGAATTTGAATCACTAGTTAAAAATCGAAATGCTTTTTCAATTAAACCTTTTTTAAGCGCTTATGACTCAATACTAAAAGAGGACATTTTTGATTCAGTTAATGAACTTCCATTTGTAGTTGTTGGGAGTGGCCTTGCTGCAATTGAATTATCATATGCTTTAAGAAAAAGATGGGGATATAGACCTTTAAAACTATTATGTGATTCAAGAAAAATAAATAATACAATTCTAAAAAGTTTACGGAATTCCAATATTGATATAGTTGAAAAACTTAATTTTGATTATGGCAAGATTCTTTTATGTACTGGAAATACATCTCCGTTATGGGCACAAAAAAAAATATTAGATTCGGATTCTTATGGCAGAATAATTACAAATCAGAATTTACAGATAAAAAGTTTCTCTGGAATCTTTGCTGTCGGTGATTGCGCAGTTGTAGGTTCCGCAAAAAGACCAGCATCGGGAGTTTTTGCAGTAAAAGTTGTAAATACACTAGTACAAAATCTTAAAAAAGATATAGAAGGGAGATCATTAAAAAAGTGGTTTCCTCAAAAGATCGGATTACAAATAGTAAATATATTTCCAAGCCATCATCCAAAGGCTTTTGCTATTTATCGCAATTTTGTTTTCGGCCCTTCTTTTATTTTTTGGATTTTAAAGCATAAAATTGATCTCAACTTTATTACAAAGTTCAGATCAAAAAGGCTAATTATGAAAAGTAGTGAAAAAAATATTTCATTGAATGATTGCAGAGGATGTGCAGCTAAAATTCCTCAGTTTGTTTTGAATAAATCATTAATAAATTCTAATTTAAATTCTTTTGCCTTATCACCTGAAGATTCAGTTGAGATATATCAAAATGGTCAAGATATTATCTTGCAAAGTGTAGATGGATTTCCTGCTTTGGTAAGTGATCCTTGGCTTAATGCAAAAATTACTACTTTGCATGCTTGCTCAGATTTGTGGGCAAGCGGAGCAAAACTTTCATCTGCGCAGGCTTTAATTTCATTACCAAAAGTTGAAAGGGAATTTCAGAGTTACCTCTTTTCTCAATCACTTCAAGGTATTAAATCAACAGTTGAGGATCATGGAGGTGAATTACTTGGAGGCCATACTTTCGAGGCAAGAAGTTTCGTAAATAAACCTTATTCATTGGGAATAGATATTTCTTTAACAGTTCAAGGGATGTTAAAAAATGGATTAAAACCATGGCTTAAATCTGGAATGAATATTGGAGATATTCTCATGATGTCTAGACCTCTCGGCGTTGGGATTTACTTTGCCGGTCAAATGCAAAATATTAATATGCTAGGTAGTTCTTCTGAAGTGATTAATAATTTAGTAAAGAGTCAGCAATATTTGATTGATGAAATTTATCTTTTTCAAAATCAATTTAAAGAATCATTAGTTAATGCTGCGACTGACATTACTGGATATGGATTTATTGGACATCTTAAAGAAATGGTTGAATCATCTAATTTATATAGGCAAAGCAATAATCTTGAGCCACTAAAAGTTTTATTAGATTTATTTGCATTTAAAGCTTATCCTGGAGTATTTGAATTAATAAGAAAAGATGTTAAAAGTACTTTCTTTGAATCTAATAAAGAAATTTTTGACAAAATTTATAAAGTAAAAAAGCAAAAAAGAATAATTAATTTTTTAAACGAAAATTCATTAGATCAAGAGACTTTTAACGAGAGAATATCATTACTATTAGATCCTCAAACATGTGGCCCCTTGTTGATTAGTTGCAATCGTAAATATGAAAATGTTCTAAAGGATAAATGGTACAAGGTTGGAGAGGTTGTAAAAATGTAA